One window from the genome of Bradyrhizobium xenonodulans encodes:
- a CDS encoding SDR family NAD(P)-dependent oxidoreductase, with protein sequence MSVDNEGSSFKSDKARGRRRDRKTLLLTGASRGIGYATGKLFSEAGWRIISCARQPIDARRCPWEAASDNHVQLDLSEHRLLPRAITEVKERLAGAPLHALVNNAAMSPKTTSGARLTSLATSIETWMDVFHLNLVAPILLAQGLFGELKAASGSIVNVTSIAGSRVHPFAGSAYATSKAALACLTREMAHDYAPHGIRVNAIAPGEIKTDILSPDTEARVVPNIPLRRVGTPEEVAKVIFFLCSDDASYITGVEVPINGGQHL encoded by the coding sequence ATGTCGGTTGACAACGAGGGCAGTTCATTCAAATCGGACAAGGCACGCGGCCGGCGGAGAGACCGAAAGACGCTGCTGCTGACCGGAGCATCGCGTGGGATAGGTTACGCCACCGGAAAGCTGTTTTCGGAAGCAGGCTGGCGGATCATCTCCTGCGCGCGGCAACCGATCGATGCCCGGCGATGTCCTTGGGAGGCCGCATCCGACAATCATGTCCAGCTCGACCTCAGCGAGCATCGGTTGCTGCCGCGCGCTATCACCGAGGTTAAAGAGCGCCTCGCGGGCGCGCCGTTGCACGCCCTGGTCAACAACGCAGCGATGTCACCGAAGACGACGAGCGGCGCACGACTAACATCGTTGGCGACATCGATCGAGACCTGGATGGACGTATTCCATCTCAATTTGGTGGCTCCAATTCTGCTTGCGCAGGGGCTCTTTGGCGAATTGAAAGCTGCGTCTGGATCGATCGTCAACGTGACCTCAATTGCAGGCTCGCGGGTGCACCCCTTCGCTGGCAGTGCCTACGCGACTTCGAAAGCCGCTCTTGCGTGTCTCACGCGCGAGATGGCTCACGACTACGCGCCGCATGGAATTCGTGTGAATGCAATCGCCCCGGGCGAGATCAAGACGGATATTTTGTCACCGGATACGGAAGCACGGGTCGTACCGAACATTCCACTGCGCCGGGTGGGGACCCCTGAAGAGGTCGCTAAGGTCATCTTCTTCCTGTGCTCGGATGACGCCAGTTATATCACCGGCGTCGAAGTGCCGATCAATGGTGGCCAACACCTCTGA
- a CDS encoding sulfotransferase — MLKSERSPEPFVILAMPRSGTHYLEELLNEHPNVVSNGELLNEYDPNWPDKARLLRSDRELLECAYLRYPTPSDKIDVTHVGCKINEPQFHDRPGMMAELAGWPRLKVIVCRRNPLESLRSLVQARQTGEWLKYSSDSDDSQPPLVSLSVSTCETYFKTTAEFHDRIRQSFASTNILELEYETLLREPHLCLELVWEFLGVRMRNVSGRVKLQRQEVRPLDQTVEDFDELRRQFKEGPYARYFEAADA, encoded by the coding sequence ATGTTGAAATCGGAACGATCGCCTGAGCCATTCGTCATCCTCGCGATGCCGAGGAGCGGCACCCACTATCTGGAAGAATTGCTCAATGAACATCCGAACGTGGTGAGCAACGGGGAATTGCTCAATGAGTATGATCCAAATTGGCCCGACAAGGCGCGGCTCCTACGTAGCGATCGTGAGCTTCTGGAGTGCGCCTACTTGCGCTATCCAACGCCGAGCGACAAAATCGACGTGACTCATGTTGGCTGCAAGATCAACGAACCGCAGTTTCATGACCGTCCGGGGATGATGGCAGAGCTGGCCGGTTGGCCGCGCCTTAAGGTCATCGTGTGTCGTAGAAATCCGCTGGAATCGCTCCGCTCACTCGTGCAGGCGAGGCAAACCGGTGAATGGCTGAAATACAGCTCTGATAGCGACGACTCGCAACCGCCACTCGTCAGCCTAAGCGTCAGCACCTGCGAAACCTACTTCAAGACCACCGCTGAGTTCCACGATAGGATCAGGCAGTCCTTCGCGTCGACCAACATCCTCGAGCTGGAGTATGAGACGCTTCTTCGCGAGCCGCACCTGTGCTTGGAGTTGGTTTGGGAATTCCTCGGGGTTCGTATGCGGAATGTTTCCGGTCGCGTCAAACTTCAGCGCCAGGAAGTGCGACCGCTCGACCAAACCGTAGAGGATTTTGATGAGTTGCGTCGCCAATTCAAAGAGGGACCTTACGCCAGGTACTTTGAGGCTGCTGACGCCTGA
- a CDS encoding ABC transporter permease produces the protein MWEQYAAALPANAWNWSAVWRRNYMAWRKAALASLLGNLAEPMGALFGLGFGLGLMIGQVDGISYVAFLAAGMVATSAMISATFETVYGAFARMNAQRTWDAILCTELTLGDVVLGELAWAATKAVLAGTGITIIAAALGYAAWPSIPYALPAIALTGVAFASLAMVVIALAPSYDYFVFYQTLFLTPMMYLCGAIFPVAQLPIALQRVAEALPLAHSIDLIRPAMLDRDASSVGLHVGVLCIYTVVAFVVSALLLRRRLMR, from the coding sequence ATGTGGGAGCAGTACGCGGCGGCTCTGCCCGCCAATGCGTGGAACTGGAGCGCCGTATGGCGCCGGAATTATATGGCTTGGCGCAAAGCGGCGCTGGCATCGCTTCTGGGAAACCTCGCTGAGCCCATGGGCGCCTTGTTCGGTCTCGGCTTCGGCCTGGGACTGATGATCGGCCAAGTCGATGGCATTTCTTACGTCGCCTTTCTGGCGGCTGGGATGGTCGCGACAAGCGCGATGATTTCGGCGACCTTTGAAACCGTCTATGGGGCCTTCGCTCGGATGAACGCCCAGCGCACCTGGGACGCCATCCTTTGCACGGAGCTCACGCTTGGCGACGTCGTTCTCGGTGAATTGGCGTGGGCAGCGACAAAGGCTGTTCTGGCAGGAACGGGAATTACGATTATCGCCGCCGCGCTGGGCTATGCGGCGTGGCCGTCCATCCCTTATGCGCTGCCAGCTATCGCGCTCACCGGTGTTGCCTTCGCCAGCCTCGCCATGGTTGTGATAGCGCTCGCGCCCAGTTACGACTACTTCGTGTTCTATCAGACCCTCTTTCTCACACCCATGATGTACTTGTGCGGCGCGATCTTTCCCGTTGCTCAACTGCCCATCGCGCTGCAGCGCGTAGCAGAGGCGTTGCCCTTAGCACATTCGATTGATCTCATTCGGCCGGCAATGCTGGACCGGGACGCCAGCAGCGTCGGCCTGCATGTGGGCGTACTTTGCATATACACTGTGGTCGCGTTCGTCGTATCGGCTTTGCTGCTTCGCCGCCGGCTGATGCGTTGA
- the nodI gene encoding nodulation factor ABC transporter ATP-binding protein NodI yields the protein MEPAPVTPADRGGGRVSNVAIDFTAVKKSYGEKVVVDQLSFTVASGECFGLLGPNGAGKSTIARLMLGMSTPEAGKITVLGEKVPARARLARKRIGVVPQADNLDLEFTVRENLLVFGRYFGMTAKDVEKITPSLLEFARLESKADARVTELSGGMKRRLTLARALINDPEILILDEPTTGLDPHARHLIWERLRALLSRGKTILLTTHFMEEAERLCDRLCVLEAGRKIAEGPPHTLIDEQIGCPVIEVYGGDPNELCGLIKPLAQRTEISGETLFCYAPNPEQVLARLRGRTGLRLLQRPPNLEDVFLRLTGREMRD from the coding sequence ATGGAGCCGGCGCCGGTCACGCCGGCTGACAGGGGGGGCGGGCGCGTATCGAACGTGGCTATCGATTTCACGGCCGTGAAAAAGTCCTATGGCGAGAAGGTGGTCGTCGACCAGCTGTCGTTCACGGTGGCATCGGGAGAGTGCTTCGGCTTGTTGGGACCGAACGGCGCGGGCAAGAGCACGATCGCGCGTTTGATGCTCGGGATGTCCACGCCCGAGGCTGGCAAGATAACGGTGCTCGGCGAGAAAGTGCCGGCACGCGCTCGATTGGCGCGCAAGCGCATCGGCGTCGTTCCGCAAGCTGACAATCTTGATCTCGAGTTCACCGTACGCGAAAACCTGCTGGTGTTCGGGCGCTATTTCGGGATGACAGCAAAGGATGTCGAGAAGATCACTCCGTCCCTTCTCGAGTTCGCCCGCCTTGAGAGCAAGGCAGACGCGCGGGTGACCGAACTGTCCGGTGGCATGAAGCGGCGTCTGACGCTGGCGCGGGCGCTCATCAACGATCCGGAGATCCTTATCTTGGATGAGCCGACCACCGGGCTCGATCCGCATGCGCGGCATTTGATTTGGGAGCGGCTGCGCGCGCTGCTGTCGCGCGGCAAGACGATTCTTCTGACGACGCACTTCATGGAGGAGGCGGAGCGATTGTGCGATCGCCTATGCGTCCTCGAGGCAGGACGCAAGATCGCCGAAGGGCCGCCACACACATTGATCGACGAACAGATCGGTTGCCCAGTCATTGAGGTCTACGGTGGCGATCCGAACGAGCTCTGCGGCCTCATCAAGCCGCTCGCTCAACGCACCGAAATCAGCGGCGAGACGCTCTTTTGCTATGCGCCAAATCCAGAGCAGGTGCTCGCGCGGCTGCGTGGGCGGACCGGTCTTCGTCTGCTTCAGCGGCCACCGAACCTCGAGGACGTCTTCTTACGGTTGACCGGTCGGGAGATGAGGGACTGA
- the nodS gene encoding nodulation methyltransferase NodS, producing the protein MSLDKNYQLLERELVADDPWRLDANPFERERYTQMLRMSLSRQSITSALEVGCAAGAFTEMLAPHCKRLTVVDVVPQAISRARHRTERWSHIGWKVADLQHFSPPERFDLIVVAEVLYYLSDTLEMRTAVDNLVGMLAPGGLVVFGSARDHICRRWGHAAGAETVIAMLNEALVEIERVHCQGESDNEDCLIASFRRPSA; encoded by the coding sequence GTGAGCCTAGACAAGAACTATCAGTTGCTAGAGCGAGAATTGGTCGCCGATGATCCGTGGCGTCTGGACGCGAATCCGTTCGAGCGGGAGCGATACACGCAAATGCTTCGGATGTCGCTCTCCCGCCAAAGCATCACAAGTGCGTTGGAGGTCGGTTGCGCTGCCGGCGCATTCACCGAGATGCTCGCGCCTCACTGCAAGCGGCTCACGGTCGTCGACGTCGTGCCGCAGGCCATTAGCCGCGCACGTCACCGGACGGAGAGATGGTCACACATCGGCTGGAAAGTCGCTGACCTCCAACACTTTTCACCACCAGAGCGGTTCGACCTTATTGTTGTAGCAGAAGTCCTCTATTACCTCAGCGACACGCTGGAGATGCGCACGGCGGTCGACAACTTGGTCGGAATGCTCGCGCCAGGCGGGCTTGTGGTGTTCGGATCGGCGCGCGACCACATCTGCCGACGCTGGGGACACGCAGCCGGTGCAGAGACCGTCATCGCCATGTTGAATGAAGCGTTGGTCGAGATCGAGCGTGTCCACTGCCAAGGTGAGTCGGATAACGAAGATTGCTTGATCGCCAGCTTTCGGAGGCCGTCTGCATAA
- the nodC gene encoding chitooligosaccharide synthase NodC, which yields MNLLATTSVVAVSSYALLSAIYRSTQTLNALRTQIPSPTDDASETGPLPSVDVIVPCFNEDPRTLSACLESIASQDYEGQVRVYVVDDGSENRRYLWPVQDAYTDDPRFNFMWLGKNVGKRKAQIAALRRSSGDLVLNVDSDSTIAVDVVTKLVRKMQNPAVGAVMGQLTASNRSGTWLTRLIDMEYWLACNEERLAEARFGAVLCCCGPCAMYRRSALDLVLHEYETQYFRGKPSDFGEDRHLTILMLAAGFRTEYVPDAIAATVVPDRLVPYLRQQLRWARSTFRDTALALPLLPRLDFYITLDIVGQNLLPLLLGVSILTALAQIALTSELPWPTVLIIASMTMVRCSLAAFRARQLRFLAFALHKPISMFLLLPVKVYALCTLGNSDWLSRKSANMPDSGEGQASTPRQSARLDATGHSGIAPSMGETATRTHAFDVDGT from the coding sequence ATGAATCTGCTTGCCACAACAAGCGTTGTCGCTGTGTCGTCCTATGCCCTGCTGTCCGCCATCTACAGGAGCACGCAGACGCTCAACGCGCTCCGAACACAGATCCCGTCCCCGACTGACGACGCTTCCGAGACTGGCCCGCTGCCGAGCGTCGATGTGATCGTGCCCTGCTTTAACGAGGACCCGCGCACGCTGTCGGCGTGCCTGGAGTCGATCGCAAGCCAAGACTACGAAGGGCAAGTGCGGGTGTACGTGGTAGATGACGGCTCGGAAAATCGTAGGTACCTGTGGCCTGTACAGGACGCCTACACAGATGATCCGCGGTTCAACTTTATGTGGCTGGGAAAGAATGTTGGCAAGCGCAAGGCGCAAATTGCAGCGCTGCGCCGCTCGTCCGGCGATTTGGTTCTCAACGTCGATTCAGATTCGACAATCGCCGTCGACGTGGTGACCAAGCTTGTACGGAAGATGCAAAATCCAGCGGTTGGCGCTGTTATGGGGCAGCTCACAGCCAGCAATCGAAGCGGCACTTGGCTGACCAGGCTGATAGATATGGAGTACTGGCTAGCCTGTAATGAAGAGCGTTTGGCGGAAGCTCGCTTCGGAGCCGTCTTGTGTTGCTGTGGCCCGTGCGCCATGTATCGCCGATCGGCGCTCGATTTGGTCCTCCACGAGTACGAGACGCAGTATTTTCGAGGAAAGCCAAGCGACTTTGGCGAGGATCGCCATCTCACGATCCTGATGCTCGCGGCCGGATTTCGAACTGAGTACGTTCCTGATGCGATCGCAGCAACCGTCGTTCCGGATAGGCTGGTGCCATATCTGCGTCAACAGTTGCGGTGGGCACGGAGTACCTTCCGGGATACAGCGCTTGCGCTACCCCTGCTGCCACGCCTCGACTTCTACATCACGCTGGACATTGTCGGGCAGAACCTCCTTCCGCTTCTGCTCGGCGTTTCAATACTGACCGCGCTTGCGCAAATCGCACTGACGAGCGAGTTGCCGTGGCCGACGGTACTGATCATCGCGTCAATGACCATGGTTCGCTGCAGCTTGGCAGCATTTCGTGCCCGACAGCTTCGCTTTCTCGCTTTCGCTCTACACAAACCGATCAGCATGTTCCTGTTACTTCCTGTGAAGGTATATGCGTTGTGCACATTGGGCAACAGTGACTGGTTGTCGCGCAAGTCCGCCAATATGCCAGATTCAGGTGAAGGTCAGGCCAGCACGCCGAGGCAGAGCGCCAGGTTAGATGCCACAGGCCATTCGGGTATTGCACCGTCGATGGGCGAAACGGCCACACGTACACATGCGTTTGACGTTGACGGTACCTGA
- the nodB gene encoding chitooligosaccharide deacetylase NodB: MAGRDHDRSERARAVTCPGRLSEARSEHVSATGDRNVYLTFDDGPDPRWTASILDVLAEHEAPATFFVIGTCAAAHPKLIQRIIAEGHEVGNHTMTHPDLSRCEPAEVQHEIQSASDVIRTVCPEASLRHIRAPYGIWTDQVFTMSTRAGLVPLHWSVDPRDWSRPGVPAIVDAVLASVRPGAVVLLHDGCPPVEREQAIDCGRDQTLEALSRLIPALGEQGFAICSLPQSH; encoded by the coding sequence ATGGCCGGTCGGGACCATGATCGATCGGAACGGGCCAGAGCTGTGACCTGCCCCGGCCGCTTGTCGGAAGCGCGAAGCGAGCACGTTAGCGCCACCGGAGATCGTAACGTTTACCTGACCTTTGACGACGGTCCGGATCCACGTTGGACGGCGTCTATCCTTGATGTTCTTGCCGAGCACGAGGCTCCGGCGACTTTCTTCGTCATCGGGACGTGCGCGGCAGCTCACCCGAAACTGATCCAACGAATAATCGCAGAAGGGCATGAAGTCGGAAACCACACGATGACACATCCCGATCTCTCCCGATGCGAACCAGCTGAGGTGCAACATGAGATTCAGTCGGCGAGCGACGTCATCAGGACGGTTTGTCCCGAGGCGTCACTGCGGCACATACGTGCTCCGTATGGCATCTGGACTGACCAGGTATTCACGATGTCAACCAGAGCTGGACTGGTTCCCTTGCACTGGTCAGTAGACCCGAGAGACTGGTCTCGTCCAGGCGTTCCGGCGATTGTTGACGCAGTGCTGGCGTCGGTCCGGCCCGGTGCTGTTGTGCTCTTGCACGACGGATGTCCTCCCGTCGAGCGCGAACAAGCCATCGATTGCGGTCGCGATCAGACCCTCGAGGCGCTTTCCCGGCTTATTCCGGCATTGGGCGAGCAAGGATTCGCCATCTGCTCACTTCCTCAGTCTCATTGA
- a CDS encoding NodA family N-acyltransferase, with translation MNIAISNDTGVFSTHSKVRWRVCWENELQLAEHIELSEFFRKTYGPTGEFNAKPFEGGRSWAGARPEIRVIGYDAHGIAAHIGALRRFIKVGDVDLLVAELGLYGVRPDLEGLGITHSMRVMYPVLQQLAVPFGFGAVRQALQKHVTKLVGRQGLATVLPGVSVRSTRPDIHLDLPPTRTDDDLVVLVFPIGRPISEWPVGTMIDRNGPEL, from the coding sequence ATGAACATTGCCATATCCAACGATACAGGAGTGTTCTCCACGCACTCCAAAGTCCGGTGGAGGGTGTGCTGGGAAAACGAGTTGCAACTTGCTGAACACATCGAACTGTCCGAGTTCTTTCGTAAGACGTACGGGCCGACCGGTGAATTCAATGCAAAGCCGTTCGAAGGCGGACGAAGCTGGGCCGGCGCGAGGCCCGAGATTCGTGTCATCGGCTACGATGCGCACGGCATCGCAGCTCATATCGGCGCACTGCGCCGCTTCATCAAAGTCGGGGACGTCGACCTGCTCGTGGCTGAGCTAGGATTGTACGGTGTTCGTCCGGATCTGGAGGGGCTGGGGATCACGCACTCAATGCGGGTGATGTATCCGGTGCTGCAGCAGCTCGCGGTCCCGTTTGGCTTTGGTGCAGTACGGCAGGCGTTACAGAAGCATGTGACCAAGCTGGTCGGCCGTCAGGGTCTCGCGACGGTTTTGCCGGGAGTGAGCGTGCGTTCAACGCGGCCGGATATTCATCTCGACTTGCCGCCGACCCGTACCGACGACGACTTGGTAGTTCTGGTCTTCCCAATCGGACGTCCGATAAGCGAATGGCCGGTCGGGACCATGATCGATCGGAACGGGCCAGAGCTGTGA
- a CDS encoding LysR family transcriptional regulator, whose translation MRFKGLDLNLLVALDALMTERNLTAAARRINLSQPAMSAAVGRLRSYFRDDLFAMRGRELVPTPRAEGLAGPIREALLHIQLSIISRDAFNPALSDRRFRIGVSDFVMVVFFQSIVERVAREAPGVAFDFLPLADDPDELLQRGEIDFLVLPEMYMSRSHPRATLFEEKLVCVGCRSNKQFSRKLTFEKYMSMGHVAAKFGRTRRPSIEEWFLIEHGLKRRIEVVVQSFSMIPPMLLGTARIGTMPSLLARHYGKTTPLRIVDLPLPIPSFTEAVQWPALHNTDPASIWMRTILLEQASRMPSARATAATRKALVEHSPSK comes from the coding sequence ATGCGTTTCAAAGGGCTTGATCTGAACCTTCTCGTCGCGCTCGACGCTCTGATGACGGAGCGCAATCTCACGGCGGCAGCGCGGAGAATCAACTTGAGCCAGCCGGCCATGAGCGCGGCGGTTGGCCGGTTGCGTTCCTACTTTCGCGACGATCTATTCGCGATGAGAGGCCGAGAACTCGTCCCGACACCACGCGCCGAAGGACTCGCCGGCCCAATTCGCGAAGCCCTGCTGCACATCCAGCTGTCGATTATTTCGCGGGATGCGTTTAATCCAGCTCTATCGGACCGCAGGTTCAGGATCGGCGTTTCCGACTTCGTCATGGTCGTGTTTTTTCAGTCCATCGTGGAGAGAGTCGCACGGGAGGCACCTGGCGTTGCGTTCGACTTTCTGCCCCTCGCCGACGACCCCGATGAGCTTCTCCAGCGCGGTGAGATCGACTTCCTTGTCTTGCCGGAAATGTACATGTCGCGCTCCCATCCAAGAGCGACGCTGTTCGAGGAAAAACTCGTATGCGTGGGGTGCCGGAGCAACAAGCAGTTCTCACGCAAGCTGACGTTCGAGAAATACATGTCGATGGGACACGTAGCGGCTAAATTCGGGCGTACCCGAAGGCCTTCGATCGAGGAATGGTTCTTGATTGAGCACGGTCTCAAGCGACGCATCGAGGTTGTCGTGCAGAGCTTCAGCATGATTCCACCCATGCTCCTGGGCACTGCTCGTATAGGCACGATGCCCTCGTTGCTGGCCAGGCATTACGGAAAGACGACGCCCCTGCGGATCGTCGATCTTCCGCTGCCAATTCCGTCTTTCACAGAGGCCGTTCAATGGCCGGCCCTTCACAATACCGATCCGGCGAGCATCTGGATGCGGACAATATTGTTGGAGCAGGCTTCGCGCATGCCTTCGGCGCGCGCGACTGCAGCAACTCGAAAGGCCTTGGTAGAGCATTCGCCTTCCAAGTGA
- a CDS encoding MerR family transcriptional regulator — MIKATPRRRRWRIGELAEATGVTVRTLHHYEHTGLLSASERTDGGHRMYERESIQRVSQIRALRELGFSLNDIRTAMGGKTSLTDLLRKHLEQIELQVTRTTQLRDRLRNMTTDSDTQVSMHELPAALNAASRAEARPQTPRCTCALGADREERWRKIRDELRDCVDRGEHPCSERAASVALKARALITEIAGTDPAASTMLKVLARLSTPRNLAGWNHSLMQYLDLAMAALQDRY, encoded by the coding sequence ATGATCAAAGCTACACCACGAAGGCGTCGCTGGCGCATTGGAGAACTTGCGGAGGCTACCGGGGTAACGGTACGCACGCTGCATCACTACGAGCACACGGGTCTGCTCAGCGCGTCCGAACGCACGGACGGCGGTCATCGAATGTACGAACGCGAAAGCATTCAACGAGTGTCGCAAATTCGAGCGCTGCGCGAGCTCGGCTTCTCGCTGAATGATATTCGCACGGCAATGGGAGGAAAGACGTCACTTACTGACCTCCTGCGCAAGCATTTGGAGCAAATTGAACTTCAGGTCACGCGCACGACCCAGTTGCGGGATCGTTTGCGTAACATGACGACGGACTCTGACACGCAAGTCAGCATGCATGAGCTGCCTGCTGCTCTGAATGCAGCTTCGCGCGCTGAAGCGCGCCCCCAGACTCCGCGATGCACGTGCGCGCTCGGCGCTGATCGAGAAGAGCGCTGGCGAAAGATCCGGGATGAGTTGCGCGATTGTGTCGATCGTGGCGAGCACCCGTGCAGCGAGCGGGCCGCTTCCGTGGCGCTGAAGGCGCGCGCGCTCATCACAGAAATTGCGGGAACCGACCCGGCGGCCTCAACCATGCTGAAAGTTCTTGCGCGACTGAGCACGCCGCGCAACCTGGCCGGCTGGAACCACAGCCTGATGCAGTACCTTGATCTCGCAATGGCCGCATTGCAGGACAGGTACTGA
- a CDS encoding branched-chain amino acid ABC transporter substrate-binding protein, with protein MSIHGAISLAAIPLLALMSVASAADVNIAVAGPMTGSNAALGAQMRDGAAAAVDDLNASGLLPGTSVADDACDPKQAVVVANRLASDQVKLVVGHFCSSSSIPASNVYDEAQLIQISPGSTNPALTERGIKSVFRICGRDDQQGVVAAEYIRRHFPNTKIAILDDRSTAGKGIADVVAAHLREVGISDVKRQSYVAGEKDYMALVSRMKADGIKLAYIGGYYNEIGLIVRQASEAGAGMTVMANDPLMTHDFSMIAGKAGNGTLFTFMPDPTKNAEAASAVAHLKASNRSSEGYSLYAYAAVQAWAKAAKRAGTFDSSKVAAALRSQPIDTVIGAVRFDAKGDNSAPGFSVYRWQDNIAEQAE; from the coding sequence ATGTCAATCCATGGCGCCATTTCTCTCGCAGCTATTCCACTCCTTGCTTTGATGTCCGTTGCATCTGCGGCCGACGTCAATATTGCTGTGGCAGGACCGATGACTGGAAGCAATGCCGCGCTTGGAGCGCAGATGCGGGACGGTGCTGCTGCCGCCGTCGATGATCTGAATGCGTCAGGCCTCCTTCCAGGAACTAGCGTCGCCGACGACGCGTGCGATCCCAAGCAGGCGGTCGTAGTCGCCAATCGGCTTGCATCAGATCAGGTCAAGTTGGTTGTTGGCCACTTTTGTTCTTCCTCGTCGATACCGGCTTCCAACGTTTACGACGAGGCGCAACTTATTCAGATATCACCAGGATCCACCAATCCCGCGCTCACAGAGCGTGGCATCAAATCCGTGTTTCGTATCTGTGGGCGCGACGACCAGCAGGGTGTCGTGGCGGCCGAATATATCCGACGGCATTTCCCCAACACCAAGATTGCCATCCTTGACGACAGGAGCACCGCTGGTAAAGGCATCGCCGATGTCGTTGCGGCTCATCTTCGGGAGGTTGGGATATCGGATGTGAAGCGACAAAGTTACGTGGCCGGGGAGAAGGATTACATGGCCCTGGTTTCGAGGATGAAAGCGGACGGAATCAAACTTGCTTACATCGGCGGCTACTACAATGAGATCGGGCTGATCGTGCGTCAGGCCTCAGAAGCAGGTGCAGGTATGACCGTGATGGCCAATGATCCTCTGATGACCCACGATTTTTCGATGATCGCGGGCAAAGCCGGAAACGGAACACTGTTCACCTTTATGCCGGATCCCACCAAGAATGCTGAGGCGGCGAGCGCCGTGGCACATCTCAAGGCCTCCAACCGGTCTTCGGAAGGTTATTCGCTTTACGCCTATGCGGCTGTGCAGGCATGGGCGAAGGCCGCAAAGCGCGCCGGCACTTTTGATTCATCGAAAGTGGCAGCTGCGCTTCGTTCGCAGCCAATTGACACGGTGATCGGTGCCGTCCGGTTCGACGCCAAGGGCGACAATTCGGCTCCCGGCTTCAGTGTCTACCGTTGGCAAGACAATATCGCCGAACAGGCCGAGTGA
- a CDS encoding helix-turn-helix transcriptional regulator → MDLFNFIECAKATHSIKVLFDLLVSCASEKGFSEVAYGALTFAEACGLPEYLPSGVTVTFPSDWCGRYVERKYRVIDPVVRRAPTLSRPFLWDQLAKKCQLQPSEQRVLAEAKEAGLKHGMSVPLYGPLGQVALASFASPFDDADPQCQMSHLNVLAWHFHIALAEISRPSASGSNCEVALSEREKDCLRWVGEGKSSWEIGKILEVSENTVNFHLKNAIRKLGTSNRTHGIAKAIRQNLI, encoded by the coding sequence ATGGATCTTTTCAATTTCATCGAATGCGCCAAGGCAACTCACTCAATCAAGGTCTTGTTCGACCTTCTCGTAAGCTGTGCGAGCGAGAAAGGCTTCAGTGAAGTCGCTTATGGAGCCCTCACTTTCGCGGAGGCATGTGGTCTGCCTGAATATCTGCCCTCCGGGGTAACGGTAACCTTCCCGTCCGATTGGTGCGGCCGGTACGTTGAACGCAAGTACCGTGTCATCGATCCGGTGGTACGACGGGCGCCAACGCTTTCGCGGCCGTTCCTGTGGGATCAACTTGCCAAAAAATGTCAATTGCAACCCAGCGAGCAGCGCGTACTCGCAGAAGCCAAAGAGGCGGGTCTGAAGCACGGTATGAGCGTGCCGTTGTACGGACCATTGGGCCAAGTGGCTCTGGCATCCTTTGCATCCCCGTTCGACGATGCTGATCCGCAGTGCCAGATGAGTCATCTCAACGTACTGGCCTGGCACTTCCACATTGCCCTTGCGGAGATCTCGCGGCCCTCCGCTAGTGGCTCAAATTGCGAAGTTGCCCTGTCTGAGCGGGAAAAAGATTGCTTGCGATGGGTGGGAGAGGGCAAGTCCTCCTGGGAAATAGGCAAGATACTCGAGGTGAGCGAGAATACAGTCAACTTCCATCTCAAGAACGCGATACGAAAGCTCGGGACTTCGAACCGGACCCACGGAATTGCAAAGGCCATTCGCCAAAACCTCATTTGA
- a CDS encoding DUF7694 domain-containing protein, whose translation MCFVKDLFWDEEECVMQLHPPYSQYVNNSRYCLHLWKPIRENIPRPPASFIGVVGLGPSEAASLVAQMRERS comes from the coding sequence ATGTGCTTCGTCAAGGACCTGTTTTGGGATGAAGAGGAATGCGTGATGCAGCTGCACCCGCCATACTCGCAATATGTGAACAACAGCAGGTACTGCCTGCACCTCTGGAAGCCCATTCGTGAGAATATTCCAAGGCCACCGGCATCCTTCATAGGCGTCGTCGGCCTCGGACCGTCCGAGGCCGCGTCGCTGGTGGCACAAATGAGAGAACGATCGTGA